The Candidatus Dormiibacterota bacterium genome has a window encoding:
- a CDS encoding phosphotransferase: MSGSRGPLLVQGAAEALDPHRMSRRLAPFLEPAGPGLRVLAARVVAVAPERRAVVAYDTGGAAGPGPALIAKVYADPGRAGRLHELLGRLEELGIAAPRPVAHLPELGMVVMTAVAGRTLDALGGAERVAGVEAAAAWLAALHGSGLELDRTFDLASESRNLVSWGRQVAALHPSTAIAVERLLERLDGLAGDLRLATATPLHKDFHHQHTRFGEAGVVVIDLDEARAGDPAFDAAHFAANLRLLELREGTADGGLEAAFLDAYAARTGYAPDRRHRWCHAYTCLKIARQLVRGRGPAPAPAGAERERQLGLILGEGLRCPG, from the coding sequence ATGAGCGGCTCCCGCGGCCCGCTGCTCGTGCAGGGCGCCGCCGAGGCGCTCGACCCCCACCGGATGTCGCGGCGGCTGGCGCCGTTCCTCGAGCCCGCCGGCCCGGGGCTGCGGGTGCTCGCCGCCCGGGTGGTGGCGGTGGCGCCGGAGCGGCGCGCCGTGGTGGCCTACGACACCGGCGGCGCCGCCGGCCCCGGCCCGGCGCTGATCGCCAAGGTGTACGCCGACCCGGGGCGCGCCGGCCGGCTCCACGAGCTGCTCGGCCGCCTCGAGGAGCTCGGCATCGCCGCTCCCCGTCCGGTCGCCCACCTCCCCGAGCTGGGCATGGTGGTGATGACCGCCGTGGCGGGCCGCACCCTCGACGCACTCGGCGGCGCAGAGCGGGTCGCCGGGGTGGAGGCTGCGGCGGCGTGGCTGGCCGCCCTGCACGGCTCGGGCCTCGAGCTCGACCGCACCTTCGACCTCGCCAGCGAGAGCCGCAACCTGGTCAGCTGGGGGCGGCAGGTGGCGGCCCTCCATCCCTCCACCGCCATCGCCGTCGAGCGGCTGCTCGAGCGGCTCGACGGCCTCGCCGGCGACCTCCGCCTGGCGACCGCCACCCCGCTCCACAAGGACTTCCACCACCAGCACACCCGCTTCGGCGAGGCCGGCGTGGTGGTGATCGACCTCGACGAGGCGCGCGCCGGCGACCCCGCCTTCGACGCCGCCCACTTCGCCGCCAACCTGCGCCTCCTCGAGCTGCGCGAGGGCACGGCGGACGGCGGGCTCGAGGCCGCCTTCCTCGACGCCTACGCCGCCCGCACCGGGTACGCGCCCGACCGGCGCCACCGCTGGTGCCACGCGTACACCTGCCTGAAGATCGCCCGCCAGCTGGTCCGCGGACGGGGACCCGCCCCGGCGCCGGCCGGCGCCGAGCGCGAGCGGCAGCTGGGGCTGATCCTCGGGGAGGGGCTGCGGTGCCCGGGGTGA
- a CDS encoding glycosyltransferase: MPGVRVAYVVRSWPRLSQTFVLNEVLALERLGVGITIFAMARAGESVVQPQLAELAAAVHHLDPGPVAGIGAHLRLAARSPGRYLATLGFALSRRGLLGGYTQGGAARSFHRAALVAARLAAEPGAPHTHIHAHFAHDPALIGLLVHRLTGLPFSFTAHARDLYQIPGAALRGRVREASAVVTCCRTNADHIAAVVGAAGPPVELVYHGVDLGVFRPLPERPERDLPLLVSVGRLVEKKGFDDLLRACAVAAGRGRRFACEIYGDGPCRDELEALRDRLGLAGVVRFLGARTQAELLGAYQRADLVALTPRVTADGDRDGVPNVLVEAMACGIPVLATRVGGVAELVTGGADGLLAPAGDVAAIAAGLEELLDDAGRRRRLGEAAARSALRFDGRAAALRLAALFDHRSGAA; encoded by the coding sequence GTGCCCGGGGTGAGGGTGGCCTACGTGGTGCGGAGCTGGCCGCGGCTCTCCCAGACCTTCGTCCTCAACGAGGTCCTGGCCCTGGAGCGGCTGGGGGTGGGGATCACGATCTTCGCCATGGCCCGAGCCGGCGAGAGCGTGGTGCAGCCTCAGCTCGCCGAGCTGGCGGCGGCGGTGCACCACCTCGACCCCGGTCCGGTGGCGGGGATCGGCGCCCACCTCCGGCTGGCGGCGCGCTCGCCCGGCCGCTACCTCGCCACCCTCGGTTTCGCGCTCAGCCGGCGCGGGTTGCTGGGCGGCTACACCCAGGGCGGCGCCGCCCGCTCCTTCCACCGCGCCGCGCTCGTCGCCGCCCGCCTCGCCGCCGAGCCGGGCGCCCCCCACACCCACATCCACGCCCACTTCGCCCACGACCCGGCGCTGATCGGGCTGCTCGTGCACCGCCTCACCGGCCTGCCCTTCAGCTTCACCGCCCACGCCCGCGACCTCTACCAGATTCCCGGGGCGGCACTTCGCGGACGGGTCCGCGAGGCCTCGGCGGTGGTCACCTGCTGCCGCACCAACGCCGACCACATCGCCGCCGTGGTCGGCGCCGCCGGGCCCCCGGTCGAGCTCGTCTACCACGGCGTCGACCTGGGTGTGTTCCGCCCCCTTCCGGAGCGTCCCGAGCGCGACCTGCCGCTGCTGGTCTCGGTGGGCCGGCTGGTGGAGAAGAAGGGATTCGACGACCTGCTCCGCGCCTGCGCGGTGGCCGCCGGCCGGGGGCGGCGCTTCGCCTGCGAGATCTACGGCGACGGCCCCTGCCGGGATGAGCTCGAGGCGCTGCGCGACCGCCTCGGCCTCGCCGGGGTGGTGCGCTTCCTGGGGGCGCGGACCCAGGCGGAGCTGCTCGGCGCGTACCAGCGAGCCGACCTCGTCGCGCTCACCCCGCGGGTGACCGCCGACGGCGACCGTGACGGCGTCCCCAACGTGCTCGTCGAGGCGATGGCCTGCGGCATCCCGGTGCTCGCCACCCGGGTGGGCGGGGTCGCGGAGCTGGTGACCGGGGGCGCCGATGGCCTGCTCGCCCCCGCCGGCGACGTCGCCGCCATCGCCGCCGGCCTGGAGGAGCTGCTCGACGACGCCGGGCGGCGGCGGCGGCTCGGCGAGGCGGCGGCGCGCAGCGCCCTGCGTTTCGATGGCAGGGCCGCCGCGCTCCGGCTCGCCGCGCTCTTCGACCACCGCAGCGGCGCCGCGTGA
- a CDS encoding phosphotransferase — protein sequence MISPVRAAFDPLPSVPLRHRFPHLVEAFDTEAMGAHLQRALLDGTGFEAEVCGRPRAELDGDACSFQYRLGVRDPGGDRRELLVLGTMLPAPGAAAAYEREVLAPVAAGWAPQCPAPRATAAVETLGMAVSVFPVTGEVPALVAATDPARVAAVLGSPVETADLVRLRRSGGAVLLYRRAGGGDVFGKAGYAASAELVTAVLEALPGGGEGGVAHPRVLGRSAELDLTLISRVPGRRPDLRVAADREAAVGAAGRVGVALHSSAIAAGPAHTLGDELARAAAAVAAIAVYIPEVAAWLEGALRGARAAAGRSPEAPLALAHGDLTPSQLLLDPGGVGVIDFDGVCQAEPAFDLGRFLAYLWTGLAKVGDPDGDGHAGRLLAAYAAAGGAEVATERVEAYAIASLVQMAAHSWRTLKTARLFLACEVLDGRLRRL from the coding sequence GTGATCAGCCCCGTCCGCGCGGCCTTCGACCCGCTGCCGAGCGTGCCCCTCCGCCACCGCTTTCCCCACCTCGTCGAGGCCTTCGACACCGAGGCGATGGGCGCCCACCTCCAGCGTGCGCTGCTCGACGGCACCGGCTTCGAGGCCGAGGTCTGCGGCCGGCCGCGGGCCGAGCTCGACGGCGACGCCTGCTCGTTCCAGTACCGGCTGGGGGTGCGCGATCCCGGCGGCGACCGGCGCGAGCTGCTCGTGCTCGGGACGATGCTCCCCGCCCCGGGTGCCGCCGCCGCCTACGAGCGAGAGGTGCTCGCCCCGGTGGCGGCCGGCTGGGCGCCCCAGTGCCCCGCCCCCCGGGCCACCGCCGCCGTGGAGACGCTGGGGATGGCGGTGAGCGTCTTCCCGGTGACCGGGGAGGTGCCCGCGCTGGTGGCCGCCACCGACCCCGCTCGGGTGGCCGCGGTGCTGGGCTCGCCGGTCGAGACCGCCGACCTGGTCCGCCTCCGGCGCTCCGGCGGCGCGGTGCTCCTCTACCGCCGCGCCGGGGGTGGCGACGTCTTCGGCAAGGCCGGCTACGCCGCCTCCGCCGAGCTGGTGACCGCGGTGCTGGAGGCGCTGCCTGGCGGCGGCGAGGGCGGGGTCGCCCACCCCCGGGTCCTCGGCCGCTCCGCCGAGCTCGACCTCACCCTGATCTCACGGGTCCCGGGACGCCGCCCCGACCTGCGGGTGGCCGCCGACCGCGAGGCCGCGGTGGGGGCCGCCGGCCGGGTGGGGGTGGCGCTGCACAGCTCGGCGATCGCGGCCGGCCCCGCCCACACCCTCGGCGACGAGCTCGCCCGGGCGGCGGCGGCGGTGGCGGCGATCGCCGTCTACATTCCCGAGGTGGCGGCATGGCTGGAGGGAGCGCTGCGGGGGGCACGGGCCGCCGCCGGCCGCAGCCCGGAGGCGCCGCTGGCACTCGCCCACGGCGACCTCACTCCCTCGCAGCTGCTGCTCGACCCCGGCGGGGTCGGGGTGATCGACTTCGACGGCGTCTGCCAGGCCGAGCCGGCCTTCGACCTCGGCCGCTTTCTCGCCTACCTGTGGACGGGGCTGGCCAAGGTGGGCGACCCCGACGGCGACGGCCACGCCGGGCGGCTGCTGGCCGCATATGCGGCCGCGGGCGGGGCCGAGGTGGCGACGGAGCGCGTCGAGGCCTATGCGATCGCCAGCCTGGTGCAGATGGCGGCGCACAGCTGGCGGACGCTCAAGACCGCCCGGCTGTTCCTCGCCTGCGAGGTGCTCGACGGGCGGCTGCGGCGGCTCTGA
- a CDS encoding ABC transporter ATP-binding protein: MWRFLYRNLRGYRAVVAVAVSMTFVQVGADILTAFPLKFILDKIVHHADPAVPLMGGLISKLDPIGTRNGLNDSEIHTQMGVVAFSTLMLLALSLISALLSYIQVLIAARVGSSLSARLRTRLFEHLQRLSLDWHGRQRTGDLVQRITGNILDVEKLVTDGLVDLLAGVLTLVGILIVMVLLNWQFTVLCMVIVPALFLTVLRYTLAIKRANKVKAKAAGQVAEVATEDIGAITEVKAFTLEDREAAHFRRYSTRLWAASWRAGRLQAEFTPIVAVLIAISSATIISVGGWIASGHGHTFGIGPFLIADGTLTTGSLTIFLTYSKQLYQPMRNLSKLMNLASGASAGAARIEEVLGQAPEIKDAPVAYTGPDRVRGDIIFRDVVFGYSEGQPVLTGIDLRVPPGRRVALVGLSGSGKTTLVKLIPRFYEVWSGAITIDGVDARNYPLETLRRNVSLVLQDSVLFEGTIRENIALGREDASDEEIITAARLAHIHEQIAALPNGYASQVREQGKNFSSGQRQRLAIARAILRDAPILILDEPTANLDVEAEAEVMRAIDRLVVGRTVLMISHRLSTLGNVDEIVVLQRGRIVERGSYTSLKRAGGVFAGMLEEQSRYSAERLEQGRGRLVVAAPALARAVIDAPRPPVPAPPSPDDQLDSILGDLRATLDLAFRPGNGHGSGRGNGHGNGRGRGNGNGHGGDDGQTAARGRRGVGRIAAEVADAFNGEDDPPARILRGRRQR, encoded by the coding sequence ATGTGGCGCTTCCTCTACCGCAACCTCCGTGGCTACCGGGCGGTGGTCGCCGTCGCCGTCTCCATGACCTTCGTGCAGGTCGGCGCCGACATCCTCACCGCCTTCCCGCTGAAGTTCATCCTCGACAAGATCGTCCACCACGCCGACCCGGCGGTGCCGCTGATGGGCGGCCTGATCTCGAAGCTCGACCCGATCGGCACCCGCAACGGCCTCAACGACAGCGAGATCCACACCCAGATGGGGGTGGTCGCGTTCTCGACGCTGATGCTGCTGGCGCTCTCGCTGATCAGCGCGCTGCTCTCGTACATCCAGGTGCTGATCGCCGCCCGGGTGGGCTCGAGCCTGTCGGCGCGGCTGCGCACCCGGCTCTTCGAGCACCTCCAGCGCCTCTCGCTCGACTGGCACGGGCGGCAGCGCACCGGCGACCTGGTGCAGCGCATCACCGGCAACATCCTGGACGTCGAGAAGCTGGTCACCGACGGCCTCGTCGACCTGCTCGCCGGGGTGCTGACCCTGGTCGGCATCCTCATCGTCATGGTGCTGCTCAACTGGCAGTTCACCGTCCTCTGCATGGTCATCGTGCCGGCGCTCTTCCTCACCGTGCTGCGCTACACGCTGGCGATCAAGCGGGCCAACAAGGTGAAGGCCAAGGCCGCGGGGCAGGTCGCCGAGGTGGCCACCGAGGACATCGGTGCGATCACCGAGGTGAAGGCGTTCACCCTCGAGGACCGAGAGGCCGCCCACTTCCGCCGCTACAGCACCCGGCTGTGGGCGGCGAGCTGGAGGGCGGGACGGCTGCAGGCGGAGTTCACCCCGATCGTGGCGGTGCTGATCGCGATCAGCTCGGCGACGATCATCAGCGTCGGCGGCTGGATCGCCTCGGGGCACGGCCACACCTTCGGGATCGGGCCCTTCCTCATCGCCGACGGCACCCTGACCACGGGCTCGCTGACCATCTTCCTCACCTATTCGAAGCAGCTCTACCAGCCGATGCGCAACCTCTCGAAGCTGATGAACCTGGCCTCCGGCGCCTCCGCCGGCGCGGCGCGCATCGAGGAGGTGCTCGGCCAGGCGCCGGAGATCAAGGATGCGCCGGTCGCCTACACCGGCCCCGACCGGGTCCGGGGCGACATCATCTTCCGCGACGTGGTCTTCGGCTACAGCGAGGGCCAGCCGGTGCTCACCGGCATCGACCTGCGCGTGCCCCCGGGTCGCAGGGTCGCCCTGGTCGGCCTCAGCGGCAGCGGCAAGACCACCCTGGTGAAGCTGATCCCGCGCTTCTACGAGGTCTGGAGCGGCGCCATCACCATCGACGGCGTCGACGCGCGCAACTACCCGCTGGAGACGCTGCGGCGCAACGTCAGCCTGGTGCTCCAGGACTCGGTGCTCTTCGAGGGCACCATCCGCGAGAACATCGCGCTCGGCCGGGAGGACGCCTCCGACGAGGAGATCATCACCGCCGCGCGTCTCGCCCACATCCACGAGCAGATCGCCGCCCTGCCCAACGGCTACGCCTCGCAGGTGCGCGAGCAGGGCAAGAACTTCTCCAGCGGCCAGCGGCAGCGGCTCGCCATCGCCCGCGCCATCCTCCGCGACGCCCCCATCCTCATCCTCGACGAGCCCACCGCCAACCTCGACGTCGAGGCCGAGGCGGAGGTGATGCGGGCGATCGACCGGCTGGTGGTGGGTCGCACCGTGCTGATGATCTCCCACCGCCTCAGCACCCTCGGGAACGTCGACGAGATCGTGGTGCTGCAGAGGGGCCGGATCGTCGAGCGCGGGAGCTACACCTCGCTCAAGCGGGCCGGCGGCGTCTTCGCCGGGATGCTCGAGGAGCAGAGCCGGTACAGCGCCGAGCGCCTCGAACAGGGCCGGGGCCGGCTGGTGGTGGCGGCGCCGGCCCTGGCCCGGGCCGTGATCGACGCGCCCCGGCCGCCGGTGCCGGCGCCGCCCTCGCCGGACGACCAGCTCGACTCCATCCTCGGCGACCTCCGCGCCACCCTCGACCTGGCCTTCCGCCCGGGCAACGGCCACGGGAGCGGCAGGGGCAACGGTCACGGGAACGGCAGGGGCAGGGGGAACGGGAACGGGCACGGCGGCGACGACGGCCAGACCGCGGCGCGGGGCCGGCGCGGCGTGGGGCGGATCGCCGCCGAGGTCGCCGACGCCTTCAACGGTGAGGACGATCCGCCGGCCCGGATCCTTCGCGGCCGGCGTCAGCGCTGA
- a CDS encoding alpha-L-glutamate ligase has product MRITLITDRPEHPVLAAMLDELDARHQVAVISAEGADPAALAAQEARALAGVYLLESHSPAALDLAGRLEVCGGTVVNGSAATRACQDRVLMARRLTAAGLPCPRTWSVPTLGRARRLLAALHFPLVVKSRFSRPGDLVTQVRSADEMEALMPRWGGEPVILQQYEDNDGWDVKLWVVGGHAFAARRPTPLLAGASRESVPIVDGELSPAWVGATLRAGREFDLSLYGVDLLVTARGPAIVDVNAFPGYRGVPGAAAALAAFIEGLSMEASATA; this is encoded by the coding sequence ATGAGGATCACCCTGATCACCGACCGGCCCGAGCACCCGGTGCTGGCGGCGATGCTCGACGAGCTGGACGCCCGCCATCAGGTCGCCGTGATCAGCGCCGAGGGCGCCGACCCCGCCGCGCTGGCGGCGCAGGAGGCACGCGCCCTCGCCGGCGTGTACCTGCTCGAGTCGCACTCCCCCGCGGCCCTCGACCTCGCCGGGCGGCTCGAGGTCTGCGGCGGCACGGTGGTGAACGGCTCGGCGGCGACCCGTGCCTGCCAGGACCGGGTGCTGATGGCCCGGCGGCTGACCGCGGCCGGTCTGCCCTGCCCGCGCACCTGGAGCGTCCCCACCCTGGGGCGGGCGCGGCGACTGCTCGCCGCGCTGCACTTCCCGCTGGTCGTCAAGAGCAGGTTCAGCCGTCCCGGCGACCTGGTCACCCAGGTGCGGAGCGCCGACGAGATGGAGGCGCTGATGCCGCGGTGGGGCGGCGAGCCCGTGATCCTCCAGCAGTACGAGGACAACGACGGCTGGGACGTGAAGCTCTGGGTGGTCGGCGGCCACGCCTTCGCCGCCCGCCGGCCCACCCCGCTGCTCGCCGGCGCCAGCCGGGAGAGCGTCCCCATCGTCGACGGCGAGCTCTCGCCCGCCTGGGTCGGGGCCACGCTGCGGGCCGGCCGCGAGTTCGACCTCAGCCTCTACGGCGTCGACCTGCTGGTGACCGCCCGCGGCCCCGCGATCGTCGATGTCAACGCGTTCCCGGGGTATCGCGGCGTGCCCGGCGCCGCAGCCGCCCTCGCGGCCTTCATCGAGGGACTGTCGATGGAGGCCAGCGCCACCGCATGA
- a CDS encoding helix-turn-helix domain-containing protein, translating to MSEPGSRFGQATLCPPVASVAHCLRLPALREGEVLSGHEGLGASVRWVSTAALTRGCAPGEFRLLARLLGGEAVHAARDGGAAALAAPLVSPEAVAAGGVLGLPVIGLAPGIDLDEVAGALLDFVIGSLDGALTRLGEVTARLAGTASNDLRIQTVADTLAGATGTAVLVEDAEFHMLCSAGDAVIDDNRQETIRAGGTPPGFRASPEMRACYAEMARTGLPVRLQPDPSIGVMLPRLVAPVVAAGELLGYCNVILPDDDLGQQVTAVALEQAAHLFALALVHQRARDLGGRMARVGVLVDVLDGRIPTELLRARADQVGVDLSGTHTVALFGGPAEQRSDAWLRHAQGLLPPRSGELADVIAGTVVALLGGPDRDRGVRWLTDLRAACGGGSAVLGRSADAAGVSGAYREARRTFDLVARSGGAQSGVVDVEDLGLLGMLIEASADGSIDRFWRHRLGPLREYDAREGTDLCGSVAAFLEEGGLRRAARRLGVHANSLAYRLKRAEEIGGFSLSSSDARLELQMALRCRRLLGP from the coding sequence GTGAGTGAGCCTGGGAGCCGGTTCGGGCAGGCGACCCTCTGCCCGCCGGTGGCCTCCGTGGCCCACTGCCTGCGTCTGCCCGCCCTGCGGGAGGGCGAGGTGCTCAGCGGGCACGAGGGTCTCGGTGCCTCGGTCCGCTGGGTCTCGACCGCGGCGCTGACCCGGGGGTGTGCCCCCGGCGAGTTCCGCCTCCTCGCCCGCCTGCTCGGCGGCGAGGCGGTGCATGCCGCCCGCGACGGCGGTGCGGCGGCGCTGGCCGCCCCGCTGGTGTCGCCGGAGGCGGTGGCCGCGGGTGGCGTGCTCGGCCTGCCGGTGATCGGCCTCGCGCCCGGCATCGACCTCGACGAGGTGGCCGGGGCCCTGCTCGACTTCGTCATCGGCTCGCTCGACGGCGCCCTCACCCGCCTCGGCGAGGTGACCGCCCGGCTGGCCGGCACCGCCTCGAACGACCTGCGCATCCAGACCGTGGCCGACACCCTGGCCGGCGCCACCGGCACCGCGGTGCTGGTCGAGGACGCCGAGTTCCACATGCTCTGCTCCGCCGGCGACGCCGTCATCGACGACAACCGCCAGGAGACCATCCGCGCGGGCGGCACCCCGCCGGGCTTCCGGGCCTCGCCGGAGATGCGCGCGTGCTACGCCGAGATGGCGAGGACGGGCCTTCCGGTGCGCCTCCAGCCGGATCCGTCGATCGGGGTGATGCTGCCCCGGCTGGTGGCACCGGTGGTCGCCGCCGGCGAGCTGCTCGGCTACTGCAACGTCATCCTCCCCGACGACGACCTCGGCCAGCAGGTGACGGCGGTCGCCCTCGAGCAGGCCGCCCACCTCTTCGCCCTCGCCCTCGTCCACCAGCGTGCCCGCGACCTCGGCGGGCGGATGGCGCGGGTGGGGGTGCTGGTCGACGTGCTCGACGGCCGCATCCCCACCGAGCTGCTCCGGGCCCGGGCCGACCAGGTCGGCGTCGACCTCTCCGGCACCCACACCGTCGCCCTCTTCGGCGGCCCCGCCGAGCAGCGGTCCGACGCCTGGCTCCGGCACGCGCAGGGCCTGCTCCCGCCCCGCTCCGGGGAGCTGGCCGACGTGATCGCGGGCACGGTGGTGGCGCTGCTCGGCGGCCCCGACCGCGATCGGGGGGTGCGCTGGCTCACCGATCTCCGAGCCGCATGCGGCGGCGGCAGCGCGGTGCTCGGCCGCTCCGCCGACGCCGCGGGGGTGTCCGGCGCCTACCGCGAGGCTCGCCGCACCTTCGACCTGGTGGCGCGCTCGGGCGGCGCCCAGAGCGGCGTCGTCGACGTCGAGGACCTCGGCCTCCTCGGCATGCTCATCGAGGCCTCGGCCGACGGCAGCATCGACCGCTTCTGGCGGCACCGCCTGGGGCCGCTCCGCGAGTACGACGCCCGCGAGGGCACCGACCTCTGCGGCTCGGTGGCCGCCTTCCTCGAGGAGGGCGGGCTCCGCCGCGCCGCCCGCCGGCTCGGCGTCCACGCCAACTCGCTCGCCTACCGGCTGAAGCGCGCCGAGGAGATCGGCGGCTTCTCGCTGAGCAGCTCCGACGCCCGCCTCGAGCTCCAGATGGCGCTGCGGTGCCGGAGGCTGCTCGGTCCCTGA
- a CDS encoding formate/nitrite transporter family protein translates to MPIPIPEAVDENAALARAKGDQLRKRPIAYLLSAVLAGGFIGVGVVLLAAAVGPLLVGGSIAVKLTSGAIFGVALTLVVFAGTSLFTGEVMFMIQGLVAGTCKVYELVAVWIAALVGNFIGSFAFSWMVYQSGVLATRPKPGAVAPGFAWVTSTVAGKIAATNGQLFWRAVLCNMLVCLALWMASRTKSDPAKLVLIWWALFAFIAAGFEHSIVNMTAFSLAILNHTADWSQLGRNLALTVPGNIVGGGIIVGLAYAYLGRTRSATVSLAGEAAPPTQAPAPEPAYAGSSWSGAR, encoded by the coding sequence ATGCCCATTCCCATTCCCGAGGCGGTCGACGAGAACGCGGCGCTGGCCCGAGCGAAGGGCGATCAGCTGCGCAAGCGGCCGATCGCCTACCTGCTCAGCGCCGTCCTCGCCGGCGGTTTCATCGGGGTCGGCGTCGTGCTCCTGGCCGCGGCCGTGGGGCCGCTGCTGGTGGGGGGCTCGATCGCCGTCAAGCTCACCTCCGGCGCGATCTTCGGCGTCGCCCTGACCCTCGTGGTGTTCGCAGGCACGAGCCTGTTCACCGGCGAGGTCATGTTCATGATCCAGGGGCTGGTCGCCGGCACCTGCAAGGTCTATGAGCTGGTCGCGGTCTGGATCGCCGCCCTGGTCGGCAACTTCATCGGCTCGTTCGCCTTCTCCTGGATGGTCTACCAGAGCGGGGTGCTCGCCACCAGGCCGAAGCCGGGCGCGGTCGCCCCGGGCTTCGCCTGGGTCACCTCGACGGTGGCCGGAAAGATCGCCGCCACCAACGGGCAGCTCTTCTGGCGCGCGGTGCTCTGCAACATGCTGGTCTGCCTGGCGCTCTGGATGGCGTCGCGGACCAAGAGCGATCCCGCCAAGCTGGTGCTGATCTGGTGGGCGCTCTTCGCCTTCATCGCCGCCGGGTTCGAGCACTCGATCGTCAACATGACCGCGTTCAGCCTGGCGATCCTCAACCACACCGCCGACTGGTCCCAGCTCGGCCGCAACCTGGCGCTCACCGTCCCCGGCAACATCGTCGGCGGCGGGATCATCGTGGGGCTCGCGTACGCCTACCTGGGGCGGACCAGGTCCGCGACGGTGAGCCTCGCCGGAGAGGCTGCGCCGCCGACCCAGGCCCCGGCGCCCGAGCCCGCCTACGCCGGCTCGAGCTGGTCGGGGGCCCGCTGA
- a CDS encoding Rieske 2Fe-2S domain-containing protein, with the protein MISPNPTRVRLGALEDLPPREGRAVTVDGERIAVFRCDGGVRAVSNACPHAGGPLADGVVAGDTVTCPLHMRVVDLRTGEVTDCADRVRVHDVVVEGGVIYLVAPEPGRPAHEA; encoded by the coding sequence GTGATCAGCCCCAACCCGACCCGCGTGCGCCTGGGCGCCCTCGAGGACCTGCCCCCGCGCGAGGGCAGGGCGGTGACCGTGGACGGCGAGCGGATCGCCGTCTTCCGCTGCGACGGCGGGGTGCGGGCGGTGTCCAACGCCTGCCCCCACGCCGGCGGCCCGCTCGCCGACGGCGTGGTCGCCGGCGACACCGTCACCTGCCCGCTGCACATGCGCGTCGTCGACCTGCGCACCGGCGAGGTCACCGACTGCGCCGATCGGGTGCGTGTCCACGACGTCGTGGTCGAGGGCGGCGTCATCTACCTGGTGGCGCCCGAGCCCGGGAGGCCGGCGCACGAGGCGTAG